Proteins from a single region of Felis catus isolate Fca126 chromosome B4, F.catus_Fca126_mat1.0, whole genome shotgun sequence:
- the LOC123386408 gene encoding protein NYNRIN-like — protein MDLSVTAQPWCKEPQEAKTTDGPPTGGCNWQPILAETHGTRPDLTDQPLPDADLTWYTDGSSFIRNGERKAGAAVTTESEVIWAASLPPGTSAQRAELIALTQALKMAKGKKLTVYTDSRYAFATAHVHGEIYRRRGLLTSEGKEIKNKNEILALLEALFLPKRLSIIHCPGHQKGDSPQAKGNRLADDTAKKAATETQSSLTILPTELIEGPKRPPWEYDDSDLDLVQKLEAHYEPKRGTWEYQGKTIMPEKYAKELISHLHKLTHLSARKMKTLLEREETGFYLPNRDLHLRQVTESCRACAQINAGKIKFGPDVRARGHRPGIHWEVDFTEIKPGMYGYKYLLVFIDTFSGWAEAYPAKHETAKVVAKKLLEEIFPRYGIPQVLGSDNGPAFISQVSQSVATLLGINWKLHCAYRPQSSGQVERMNRSIKETLTKLTLETGSKDWVLLLPLVLYRVRNTPGPHGLTPFEILYGAPPPMAHFFDADISGFATSPTMQAHLRALQLVQEEIQRPLAAAYREKLETPVVPHPFKPGDSVWVRRHQTKNLEPRWKGPHIVLLTTPTALKVDGVAAWIHASHVKAAGPTTNQDPSDDPSSDDPSRWKVQRTQNPLKIRLSRGT, from the coding sequence ATTTTAGCCGAGACCCATGGCACCAGACCCGACTTAACTGACCAGCCGTTGCCGGATGCAGACCTGACCTGGTACACGGATGGTAGCAGCTTCATCCGTAACGGAGAGAGAAAGGCCGGAGCCGCAGTAACAACCGAATCTGAGGTAATCTGGGCTGCTTCCCTCCCACCCGGAACGTCAGCCCAGCGAGCCGAACTGATTGCCCTGACCCAGGCACTGAAGATGGCAAAAGGTAAGAAGCTAACTGTCTATACGGACAGCCGATATGCCTTTGCTACAGCTCATGTACACGGGGAAATCTACAGGCGGCGGGGCCTGCTaacttcagaaggaaaagaaattaaaaataaaaatgaaatcctcGCCCTATTAGAGGCGTTATTCTTACCCAAAAGACTGAGTATCATCCATTGCCCGGGACACCAAAAAGGTGATAGTCCCCAGGCGAAAGGAAACAGATTAGCCGATGATACAGCAAAGAAAGCCGCCACAGAGACTCAATCATCACTAACCATCTTACCCACTGAACTTATAGAGGGTCCCAAAAGGCCTCCATGGGAATATGATGACAGTGATTTAGACCTTGTGCAGAAACTTGAAGCTCATTATGAGCCAAAAAGAGGTACCTGGGAGTACCAAGGGAAAACTATAATGCCTGAAAAATACGCAAAAGAGTTGATTAGCCATCTGCATAAGTTAACACACCTCAGTGctaggaaaatgaaaactttactagaaagagaagaaactgggTTTTACCTCCCTAACAGAGACTTACACCTCCGGCAAGTAACAGAGAGCTGCCGGGCATGTGCTCAAATCAACGCAGGGAAAATAAAGTTTGGACCTGATGTAAGGGCCCGAGGCCACCGGCCCGGAATACATTGGGAAGTAGACTTCACTGAAATCAAGCCAGGAATGTATGGATATAAATACCTCTTGGTGTTCatagacaccttctctggctgggccGAAGCTTACCCCGCCAAACATGAAACAGCAAAAGTTGTTGCCAAGAAACTCTTAGAAGAGATTTTTCCTCGTTACGGGATCCCTCAGGTATTGGGTTCAGATAATGGACCCGCCTTTATCTCCCAGGTAAGTCAGTCTGTGGCCACCCTactggggattaattggaaattacattgtgcataCCGACCCCAAAGTTCAGgtcaggtagaaagaatgaatagatcaATTAAGGAGACTTTAACTAAATTAACGCTAGAAACTGGCTCTAAGGATTGGgtgctcctcctgcccctggtTTTATACCGGGTACGTAACACGCCAGGTCCCCACGGGTTAACTCCTTTTGAAATCCTGTACGGGGCACCCCCACCTATGGCTCACTTCTTTGATGCTGACATCTCTGGTTTCGCTACCTCCCCCACCATGCAGGCACATTTACGCGCCCTGCAGCTGGTCCAAGAAGAGATCCAGAGACCTCTAGCGGCAGCCTACCGAGAAAAGCTCGAAACCCCGGTTGTGCCTCACCCCTTCAAACCAGGAGACTCCGTCTGGGTTCGGAGACATCAAACCAAGAACCTCGAGCCACGGTGGAAGGGACCACATATCGTCCTCCTGACCACCCCCACGGCCTTAAAAGTAGACGGAGTTGCTGCTTGGATCCACGCCTCACATGTAAAGGCTGCAGGGCCAACCACCAATCAGGACCCCTCAGACGACCCCAGCTCAGACGATCCATCGAGATGGAAGGTCCAACGCACCCAAAACCCTCTAAAGATAAGACTTTCTCGTGGGACCTAA